In a genomic window of Thiolapillus brandeum:
- a CDS encoding class I SAM-dependent methyltransferase produces MDALQRQRILSAQRDAWRRHGYHPNALLWSSREVQEQRFRVLLEMSGIGAGESLLDVGCGFGDLASWLERQGVPVEYTGIDLSPELLEEGGRRFPDIRLCPGDLFDFNPMPESYDWVWLSGTLNRNLDDGGDYARSVIVRMFRVCRKGIAFNLLDARDSWTAGRWDLQSFQPSEIAALVEDWSDSHEIRDDYLKGDFSLVARKGRET; encoded by the coding sequence ATGGATGCGCTTCAGCGCCAGCGCATTCTCAGCGCTCAGCGCGATGCCTGGCGGCGGCATGGCTATCATCCCAATGCCTTGCTCTGGAGCAGCCGCGAAGTGCAGGAACAGCGTTTTCGGGTGTTGCTCGAGATGTCTGGCATCGGGGCCGGTGAAAGCCTGCTGGATGTGGGCTGTGGTTTTGGCGATCTGGCCTCCTGGCTGGAGCGCCAGGGCGTACCTGTCGAGTACACGGGTATCGATCTTTCTCCCGAGCTTCTCGAGGAAGGTGGGCGCCGCTTTCCTGATATCCGTCTTTGCCCTGGTGATCTGTTTGATTTCAACCCCATGCCGGAGAGTTACGATTGGGTGTGGCTCTCTGGAACCCTGAATCGCAACCTCGATGATGGCGGTGACTATGCGCGCTCTGTCATTGTCCGCATGTTCCGTGTCTGTCGCAAGGGAATTGCCTTCAATCTTCTGGATGCCCGGGACTCATGGACGGCCGGGCGCTGGGATCTGCAGAGCTTTCAGCCTTCTGAAATAGCGGCTCTGGTGGAAGATTGGTCGGATTCCCATGAAA